gaaaggaatacaagagctagttcggtgggaacaagcaccagctgaaagaaaaacaattgaagagaactatcaacatagttaattttagtgtaacttgatttcttagcatgtgcagtagtttagccaataatatgttagtaatagctttatggacagctacctttaaccaataatacactgtagataccctcgtgggcacctagttatgtaaccaaaaagggtttataaagaaacagctaagctcaataaattgAAAACTtgctgatcatattgatctctgcatTTGATTCCGTGATGCTCCTGTCAACAAGTGGCACCTGAACAGGGACCCTCTGATTACCTGCCGAAGTTGCTCAAAACAACTGAAGATGCGGTAGAGGGTGGAAAGACCAGCTGAAAACTTTCCGGCACTGCCCTGGTGCTTAAGATTGAGGTAGATAAAAGGACGCGTCCGAGTAAAGAAGTTAGGAAAACTTCAAGGATCTGCTACAGGCAAGTGTACGCGGCGGTTGAGGAGGAATGGGGTCCACACTCTCTAAAGATGAAGAGGCAGCGGTGAAATTCCTCCAACATATCCTCTCCAAGAGAGGGATTAAGTATGACAAGAATTGTCTAACTAAACTATTGAAATGGAGCAGAGATAGGGGACTTATTCCTGATGTCGGTTTAGCGTTTCATCAAACTACCTGGAAAAACATAGGGACTCAGCTATGGGATACTATCACTGATGGGGGAGCTGAGGGAAAGGAAGCCACTCAATTCGCTACTTTATGGAAATTGATATCTGAAACtttgaaaagtttaaaaagtgAGCGAGCcgctgctgcctctgcattcGCAGCATTGAACTTGGGTCCAGAACCAGATGAGGAAAACGAGCCGCTCAAAACCCAGTATAACGATGAAAGCGCAGAAGCTGCTAAACCCGCTCCCCTTCCCGCCCTCCCGCCCTGCTCCGGGCCCGACCCGCTCCGTCCCGCCCCTGCTAATCCTTTTAAGGCATGCGAGGCGCCTCCTGGACCAAAACTCATAGATGATATCGTAAAAAGACGCCGTTTTGCTGTGCCTGGTCCTGGAGCTACACCTAAAATCCTGGCGGGGCAGGGAGAACGCGGAAGCTGCACGGCGAGCGGACCCGCACCGACTACAGATAATGCggaagctgcagctgctggaggttgGCGGGGAGGCCTCTGCCCAGCAGCGCCACTGCCTCCGCCCCCGGACATGCCCACGGCGACACCCTCTAGCTGCCGAGCTGGTTCTCCAGTCAAAGAAACTCAGGAGACAACGCGTGGTCTCCTTCAAACTTTAGTGAAAAGGCTAGATCAACTCGAATTGTCCACGGCTACAGTTGAGCAACCGAAGAGGCCCCTCACGCTTCTTGGGAAGGATCTAGAGGGGTCAAATTCTGACACTGCTGTTGTGTCGATGCCTTCCTGCGGGATAGCTGTGACTGGGCCATCTGCGCCGCCTTATCCCGTACCTACCTGTTTGTCAAATCAGGGGACCAACCTTCTTACTCTCCCGGTGAGAGATAGTACCCGGTTTCGTCAAAAATGGAAAGGGATAATTAAAGATGCGATAGTAGAGGGATCGTTTTTGCCTGAAGCTCTTCCGGTCTCTGTTACACCAAGCGGGGTCCGACAGTGGGAAGCTGTAGATTGGAAATTATTAGAAAGAGCTCAATCACAGATGTTAATTGGATCAGGGCCTTCTGCTTCTGTGGACGTGCAAATGCATTTCTCTAATGACGTATTACGGTTGTCACAAACACTGGCACTACGTGCACTTGCTAGCGTTCCTGATTCAGACTCCAAAAGAACCGATAAATTTGTGTCCATAAAGCAAGGCCAAACGGAATCTTTTTCACGATTTATTGATAGATTATATTTGGCTTTAGAACAACAACATGATTTAACccctgaaatgaaagaaaacatgtttaaatTATTGGCCTTTGAAAACTGTAACTCGTCAACCAGACGAGTCCTGATTACCTTACCTCAAGGATCATCAGTAGCTGACATGTTAGAATTAGTGAACAGGAATGCTCAGGAAGCTAATGCTGCTGCGTTTGCTGCTGCCGTTCGCGAAGCACTACAACCGTTAGTTGCGGCAAAAGGTGGTCAGATAAAGAAATGTTACAATTGTGGGAAATTAGGTCATTTTAAAGCACAGTGTAGAGCTCCAAGACGAGGAAAGTGGTGTGACAATTGTAAGAGAGACAATCACAATACTAATGGGTGTAGGAGATCAAACCAGGGAAACTCCAGATCGAGTGTGATGGCCCCTCGCACTGGGACAAAAATAGAGGGCCTGCGCAGACGCAAGCAGGATCAGAACAAGTGACAACCCCAACGCCAGCCCTGAACCCACAACCCAATCAAGTGGTATCGCCTGCATTCCCTCCGCCACAGCAGGGAGTGCTGGAGTGGACTTGGAAACCGCAGTAGATGTCACCTTACAAGAGGTTAAAGTATACCAAATTGATTTTAATGTAAAGGGTCCTTTGGGACAAGGACTTAGTGCTCTTTTAGTAGGGAGATCATCTACTACTTGTAAAGGCATATTTGTTCAACCTGGACTAATTGATGCAGACTTTACTGGAACTGTCCAAATTATGGTACTAACATTAACACCTCCTGTGTTCATACCTGCAGGAAGTCGCATTGCTCAGTTAATGCCTTTTAGATCTTGTGTACCAATGACAGGAGCTGACTCTCGCAGAGATGAAGGTTTTGGTTCCACTGGACAACCGCAAGTATATCTTACTTTAGACatacacaaagcaaaaccagaatgtCAAATCGACATGATAGCAAAGACTGGTGAAATCAAGAGGGCCAAAATGCGTATTGACACTGGTGCTGATGTGACCATTATCTCGCATCAACAGTGGCCTCCTCACTGGCCTACGGTGTCAACTGATACTGGTGTTTTCGGAATAGGTGGTGCTCAACCCACGCGAGTCAGTTCAGATCCCATATGTTTCCAATTTCCTGATGGTGTGCAGATTAGTACTAGACCTTATGTTATGGAAGTCCCCATTACCCTAATAGGGCGTGATATTCTTGGTCAATTGCATACTGTATTGATTACTCGTCCTTTTTAGGAATGGCCATTGATGAGCAGCTGGTTTTAAAAATCACCTGGAAATCCCAAACATCCGTCTGGGTGGATCAATGGCCATTAAAACAAGAACGGCTGCAAATTATTCAGGATCTAGTACAAGAACAACTGAAGGCCAGACATATTGTTCCATCTACCAGCCCTTGGAATACTCCAATCTTTACTATTCCAAAGAAAAGTGGAAAGTAGAGATTGTTGCATGATTTGAGAGCCATTAATCAGGTTATGGAAACAATGGGTGCACTTCAATCTGGTTTACCTTCTCCAGTAATGATTCCAGATCAATGGGAGATACtaataattgatttaaaggattgttttttcactattcCACTTCATCCAGATGATGCTGAAAAATTTGCTTTCTCCGTACCCTCAATTAATAAGGCGCAGCCAGCTAAGAGGTATCAGTGGGTAGTTTTACCTCAAGGCATGAAAAACTGTCCTACAATGTGCCAAATGTTTGTGGCATGGGCACTAAATCCTTTTTCGACAgcaatattctttttaaattgtatatcattacatggatgataTACTCATTGCAGGACCAAACCtatcaaaaccaaatattttactAGTTGTCACAAGACTTTTAGAAGAACGGGGATTAAAAATTGCTCCAGAGAAAGTCCAATCAAGACCCCCGTGGCAGTATCTGGGATGGTGTATTACAAATAGTACCATAAAGCCACAAAGAATTCAAATTACTACAGAGATTAGGACATTAAATGATGCACAAAAATTGATGGGAGACATTCAGTGGGTTAGACAGATTTGTGGGATTACAAATGATGATTTATTGCCACTGGTTCCCTTGCTGGCTACGTCGACAAATGCCCAAGATGAACGTATCTtatcacaaaagcagaaaactgcCTTAAATAGTATAACTCAGAAAATTGCTCAAAGTCATGCACAACGAATCTGTCTTAGGTTACCTGTTATGCTTATTGTGATCAATAGCAGAGGTTCACAATTGTATCCTTTAGCAATTCTTTGTCAATGGGACATTACTAAGCAGAATCCTTTGAGAATTCTGGAATGGATTTTCCTACCAATTACACCGCAAAAGACTGTAACTACTCAAGCTGAACTATTGGCGCAATAAATCATGAAAGGAAGGTCCCGGATACAAGAAATTATGAGTTGTGATCCACATACTATTGTTTTACCGTTGACTCAGGATTATATGGATTGGTTATTAAGACATTCAGAGGCACTTCAAACTGCTTTAGAAGATTTTACAGGACTTCTCAGTAATACATACCCAGCACATAAGTTACTTCCCCTTATCCAAAATCAAAAGACAGAACAATTCCCACAATTTTCAGAGGTTCCTGTCCAAGGACTTACAGTATTTACTGGCGCTGGGAAGAAATCGAAATGCACCGTGTGTACCTGGAAACATGATCAATTTTGGGAACATCACTATGTAATGGGGGACAGTGTTGGTACACTGCAAACGCTGGAATCATCTGCGGTAGTCTGGGCTTGTAATAACTGGTCTCACAAACCTTTAAATATCGTACCAGACTCATTATATGTAGTGGGAATTGTTAGATAGATAGAGAGAGCAATGATCAAGGAGGTGAAAAATGAGTGTTTATATAAGCTTCTTTCCCAGCTAATGCAAACTTTGGAAATGCGACAACATCCTTATTTCATCACTCATATTCTTAGCCATCAGTGTGATAATGGACTAGCGATCGGAAACAATCATGCCGATCACCTAGTTGTCCCAGCTTGGGCGGGTCCGCCTCCTAACACATTCGCTAGAGCTCGAGATTCACATGCCCTTTTGCATCAATCTGCAAAAATGTTGACTCGCCAATTCACAATTCTGTTTAGTGATGCACAAGGTATAGTAAAATCTTCTCCTAATTGTCAAAAGGTAGGATTTGGAATAGGTATTGTTGTTAATCCTAAAGGGTTAGAACCCTTACAGATCTGGCAGATGGATGTCACCCATGTTCCAGACTTTGGAAGACAAAAATTTGTCCATGTAACCATTGATACTTTCTCCATGGTTATCTGGGCAACAGCTCAAACTGGAGAAACTGCCAAACATatacaaaaacatttatttgcttGCTTTGCGGTAATGGGTGTTCCCCAGGCAATCAAAACAGATAATGGTCCTGCTTATATATCACATCGTTTTCAACAATTATACAATATGTGGGGCATTAAACATGTTACTGGCATCCCACATTCACCCACAGGGCAGGCAATGGTTGAACATGCTAATTAAACACTGAAGCATCagcttcaaaaacaaaaagagggagAATCTCTGGGTCCTACAGAAAGATTACATAAAGCATTGTACGTTTTGAATTTTTTGCATTTGACAGGATCCAGGGAGGACCCCCCAGTGATTATACATAGTAGTGCTTTGAAGTCTAGGTATccagaggaaaaatacaaaacattgGTACAGTATAAAGATGTCAGAACAGATGTGTGGAAAGGACTGGCAGGAGGTACAACTAAGGGGCAGAGGATATATGTGTTTACTTACAGGGGAAGGTGTTCACTGGACTCCTGCAAAATGGGGTCAaccttggagaaaagaagatcatttgtagtttaaatatccatagcatcaaaaaattgtggatccagcagtgataaccaacattgtatgaatgtattcagctagctttgaaatgagtggtcacgtgtgtgtgtttgaagcacttcaaacatttgtaagacttacaaattggttttgattaatcttgaaaatatataactgggacctttcaatctcaaatgtccactaagccggtaAACAGGTatatttacctggggatctttggaatgaaaggcttcagaaggaaaaattttaaaatacctagcaaaacatgtaGCTGTATGTGTGTAAGTGCacacccaccccctgccccctgcccttctccttcctttctaagtttttttttctttcagctttgaagaagtccagaggagttgacagtgttatctctctaggtgaataccaatttgtgagaaccctctgcattccagtgtccctcgtcagcaactgctgggccctagtgcagacaacctttagggatgaTTGAGCCAATGATTCATTACGAATTCGATATTTTGCCACGCTAacgtcaaaaaaaaaaaaaacaaacaccaaaaaaaccccatagtcACTAGATTtaaaatgattacaatgataatcacccagggaagaaaaagaagtgttcagttattatgCCAAGactcgacaatcatttatatcccaataaaaaaagaatatgctaagtggtgcatggcaaatattttgaatttacaagtagatctaaCAGATTATTCAAGGAGTATTGAtctccatttaccaagtcatgccattattgaacgtacccatcaagtaggaaaaacattgttagcaaaacaaaaaaggggggaatcaggagTGACACCACAAAACAGACTGAtgaaggtgcaatatgtaatgaattttttgcttagcaggagatgatcaaattgtgccaatgttgaagcatatacaaaccatgtcatcaaaattagagcaagtacAAGTCAATGTGAAattgctattgaaaaacagttactatgggcaatggacaggtctgtataagctattAACATGGGGACGAAgttatgtttgtgttttaacagatataggaccactttgggcacctgTGAGGTGGATCAAGCTCACGTTGCTgtgtgacaactgttaagccccaaccacgaaagcagtcgacaagaatgaggaggatgtTAATATTAGAgatgctcttaatcctatgAGTGGTCAttaaaggatgtccctgggtgatcgaTTCTTGAAAGAATGTGTATATTACAGgatgggtatgagaactgtTGTTTAaaggaggaatgttatttttaatagtgtTAATTGCTTTAgcaattatcctgtgtgttacagtgtataCAACGTCAAGTCAATCATATGTTTCACCTGAACGCCTTagtcaaaaaaacaaaaagggggaattgtgggaacattttacagagaaggaggcctggatgctgtgggactgattgatactgagcaattctaacaaagccttgaaacagagagctgaaagataaacaaaggccagctgaaaggaatacaagagctagttcggtgggaacaagcaccagctgaaagaaaaacaattgaagagaactatcaacatagttaattttagtgtaacttggtttcttagcatgtgcagtagtttagccaataatatgttagtaatagctttatggacagctacctttagccaataatacactgtagacaCCCTTGTGGGCACCCAGTaatgtaaccaaaaagggtttataaagaaacagctaaacTCAATAaattgaacactcgctgatcatattgatctctgcgtttgattctgtgatgctcccGTCAACAGCTTCATTTCAAGGATAAAACTGTATATTGCAGAATATGAGAATGCACAACATTTCAATAGTGTTTTCTATCAATATAATAGTGTCTTAGTTGCTACAGTTGGGATGAATAATTGTTAACAATGGGGGTCTTATTAACGGGACAGAAGAGTTTGCATTAAGGCAGAGCCCATATATCTGGAGCTCTACTCATATTTTCCTACATATAATTTCATAACAGAGGACATTGGTTATTCCTTCCATACAGAGAGATGTATGAGAATTGATGTCTAGATGGAAATGAGCGAAAGAAGAGTTAAGGGAGCAGactcattattttccttttcattgcatGCGCCAGATGTCCATTGGTAACTCAC
This genomic window from Phaenicophaeus curvirostris isolate KB17595 chromosome 1, BPBGC_Pcur_1.0, whole genome shotgun sequence contains:
- the LOC138719083 gene encoding endogenous retrovirus group K member 6 Gag polyprotein-like, translating into MGSTLSKDEEAAVKFLQHILSKRGIKYDKNCLTKLLKWSRDRGLIPDVGLAFHQTTWKNIGTQLWDTITDGGAEGKEATQFATLWKLISETLKSLKSERAAAASAFAALNLGPEPDEENEPLKTQYNDESAEAAKPAPLPALPPCSGPDPLRPAPANPFKACEAPPGPKLIDDIVKRRRFAVPGPGATPKILAGQGERGSCTASGPAPTTDNAEAAAAGGWRGGLCPAAPLPPPPDMPTATPSSCRAGSPVKETQETTRGLLQTLVKRLDQLELSTATVEQPKRPLTLLGKDLEGSNSDTAVVSMPSCGIAVTGPSAPPYPVPTCLSNQGTNLLTLPVRDSTRFRQKWKGIIKDAIVEGSFLPEALPVSVTPSGVRQWEAVDWKLLERAQSQMLIGSGPSASVDVQMHFSNDVLRLSQTLALRALASVPDSDSKRTDKFVSIKQGQTESFSRFIDRLYLALEQQHDLTPEMKENMFKLLAFENCNSSTRRVLITLPQGSSVADMLELVNRNAQEANAAAFAAAVREALQPLVAAKGGQIKKCYNCGKLGHFKAQCRAPRRGKWCDNCKRDNHNTNGCRRSNQGNSRSSVMAPRTGTKIEGLRRRKQDQNK